CGTCGTCATCGAGGCACGGTGTTATCGGCAGCTCGGAGATGCTGCTCGGGGCGTAATGGGCCTGCTGATTGCCTTCGTGATCAATGGTCTGTGAGAAGTACCCCTGACGGTAGAGCAGCCCCACAGCTACTAACGGCAGACGCAGATCGCTAGCCGCCTTGCAGTGATCTCCGGCGAGGATGCCGAGGCCGCCGGAGTAGAGCGGGACACTTTCGTGGAAGCCAAACTCGGCGCAAAAATAGGCTACCAGATCGTTATCTGGGTCGATGTACGGCGCCACTTTGCTGGTCAGCGCCGCCTGCTCGTGGTAGGTATCGTAGGCCGACAGGGTGCGATTGTAGTCGGCAATGTAGGCCTCATCCTGAGCCGCCTCCTCGAGCTTATGCTGAGCAATACGGCGCAAGAAGACCTTGGGGTTGTGCCCGCAGGCCTCCCAGAGCTCGGGGTCGAGCTGCACAAAAAGCGCTCTAACGTGCCGATCCCAAGAGTAGTAGAGATCCTCAGCCAGCTCTTCGAGGCGGCTTAGATTAGGGGGGATATTGGGTTGAACTTCAAGGGTGAAGATGTTCTCTTTCATGGAGGTCTTAGTGTCTCGGTTGGTCCTAGGTGCTTGTTGCTGACAAGTGGTCAGCTGGTAGCGGGTAGTTTACTAGTCTTAGGATGGCGTGGCTAAGGGAATTTTTGGGGGCGCGTGACCTCCGGTATTCCGCCGGCGCTACCATCCGCCCCGGTGTGGAGGACGCCGTGAATCCATCCCTGGAGGCTTCATGGCGCCATCCCTGGCGCCAAGACCTCCACACCGGGGCGGATGGTAGCGCCGGCGGAGTTTTTAGAGGCCACCAATACTAGCTAGTTGCTGGCGAAGATATCCTCTATATTAGCTTCGTAATATGATAAGTCTATCGAAGTCCTCCGGCACCTCGATCTGCCCTTTCAGGATGCGGTTGAAGAATCCGACCCATGAAAACAACCAAATACTTCGATGCAACCAGACCCCGTCCTGACCGAGCCAGGATTGAGGACGGATGGATTCTACGGGGAAGTGGATGGAAATCCCGGAGGCATAGGCGATGCGGCTGACCAGTGCAGAGCGCGAGGTCATCCTGGATGTGGCGCGCGAGGTTCTCGGTGACGACGTCAAGGTTCGCCTGTTCGGGTTGATGTTTCCTGGGTCGAGTCTCTTAAAGACGATCCGGAGCGGGCTGAGCGACTTGATGCCTTTGTGGCGCGTTATGGACGTATGCAGGATACGATCGGCGATCGGCTTATCCCGAGCCTGATGCGAGATATATTGGAAACGCCTGGCTCTACGCTGGACAATCTAAACCGGATGGAGAAACTGGGTATATTGGCTGCGGTTTCCGATTGGGTCGAGGCCAGGAATTTGCGGAACCGGCTTGTCCATGAGTATATGCGCGATGCCGAAGAGTTTGCTTCGGCTGTCAATCGTGCTCGTGAATGCGTGTCATTGCTGATATCGACCTACAACAATATCCTTGATTATGCAGCTCGACAGCTTGAGCCACCTGATGGCTACATGTGGCCTGAGAGATTAGTCTAATCCTTACTATAAGCCAGGTTGGCTTGCCATCATCTGCGCCTCGAAGAGGCGATCGCTATGCGTCTCCTGCGGGCTCGGATCGACGTAGCTGCCCGGGAGGGGCGTGGGAAGATCATCGCTGAGACGCTCCCGCACCTTGTCGGGAAGACTCTCCCGCAACACTACGGCAGCTCGCTCCGGCGTCTCTAGGGTCGCCTTCAACAGGGCATCGCGAGGATTAGCTGGGTGATCGGCCATCGGCTCTATTCAGCCATTCGATCACTGCCGATTCCGGGTGAGGGCGCCCCACTCAGAGAGAGCGGACTCAAGGCTGATGTAATTGTATTCGCCCCTGCGCAGGGCCCGGGCAATACGCTCCGGTGTGTAACCATCCTGAGGCAATCCGGGTGGGTAGACATAGACCCCACCTCCACGGGCAGCGGGCTTTAGCCAGCCGGCTTCGACCAGCCGAGCGATCCCTGCCTTTCGGGCCTTGGTGCGATCCGAGCGGAACAGGCTATCGAGATCGCGCCGAGTAAAGACGGCGCGGCCCTCATCGGCTTGGGAGTTGAGGATCTTGAGCGCAGTATTCTGACGCATGGCAAGCACCCGCGGAGTACTAGACACAGAGACTAAAAAAAATGGCTTTCGTGTCCAGTTGCTGCCGTCCAAGGAACTCGGGGCGGGGGGGGGCGGGAGACCGAATCGTCAACGAGACCCCCGGTGGGGGTGGCTGCGTGCCGCCGCCGGGCCTCCATACCCTCCAGTTGCGGTCTTGACAACCGTTGGCTGCTAAATTTTAGAAAAATCCCATATAAATAGGGAACTTTTCCCATG
This Halorhodospira halochloris DNA region includes the following protein-coding sequences:
- a CDS encoding Rpn family recombination-promoting nuclease/putative transposase; translated protein: MADHPANPRDALLKATLETPERAAVVLRESLPDKVRERLSDDLPTPLPGSYVDPSPQETHSDRLFEAQMMASQPGL